In the Fusobacterium sp. IOR10 genome, one interval contains:
- the purF gene encoding amidophosphoribosyltransferase produces MHDDRLKEECGVFGIFNNDSTDSGRIAYYGLFSLQHRGQESCGIAVIDDTVVKQYKDMGLVPEVFNDEILDKLTGKIAIGHVRYSTAGGSIRQNAQPLVSKYLKGALGISHNGNLTNAYELRAKFESEGFIFQTSIDSEVIANIIARQRVINPSIENAVSEMMKIVKGSYSLVVMSPKKLIGCRDPHGFRPLVLGKTKNSYVLSSETCSLDAVGAKFVRDIEPGEIVIIDDNGVTSIKTHCKKFKPSICIFEYIYFARPDTYIDGISVYEARKNIGRQLAKEHPVQGDIVIGVPDSGIAAAIGYSEESKIPYGIGLVKNKYVGRTFISPTQEKRENGVKVKLNVLKESVKGKKVIMVDDSIVRGTTIKQLVKLLKEAGAKEIHMRVSSPPFMWPCYYGTDIPSKKDLIACKYSVEEITKVSDLDSLGYLSLDKLDIITGSKCNYCDACFSGNYPAEIPDYSHKEEENNEVEIHKSAKFTLC; encoded by the coding sequence ATGCATGATGACAGATTAAAAGAAGAATGTGGAGTTTTTGGTATTTTTAATAATGATTCTACAGATTCAGGAAGAATCGCCTATTATGGTCTTTTTTCTCTTCAACATAGAGGACAAGAAAGCTGTGGTATTGCTGTAATAGATGACACAGTTGTTAAGCAATACAAAGATATGGGACTAGTTCCTGAAGTTTTTAATGATGAAATACTAGATAAATTAACTGGTAAAATTGCAATTGGACATGTTAGATATTCCACTGCTGGTGGAAGTATTCGTCAAAATGCCCAACCTCTTGTTTCTAAATATTTAAAGGGAGCTTTAGGAATAAGTCATAATGGAAATCTAACTAATGCCTATGAACTTAGAGCTAAATTTGAAAGTGAAGGATTTATATTTCAAACATCCATTGATTCAGAAGTTATTGCTAATATAATAGCTAGACAAAGAGTTATTAATCCTTCTATTGAAAATGCAGTTAGTGAAATGATGAAGATTGTTAAAGGATCTTATTCTTTAGTTGTAATGAGCCCTAAAAAATTAATTGGTTGTAGAGATCCTCATGGATTTAGACCTCTAGTTCTTGGGAAAACAAAAAATTCCTACGTTCTTTCTTCAGAAACTTGTTCTCTAGATGCTGTTGGAGCTAAATTTGTGAGAGATATAGAACCAGGAGAAATTGTTATTATTGATGATAACGGAGTTACATCTATTAAAACTCACTGTAAAAAATTTAAACCTTCAATTTGTATCTTTGAGTATATTTATTTTGCTAGACCAGATACATATATAGATGGAATTAGTGTATATGAAGCTAGAAAAAATATAGGTAGACAATTAGCTAAAGAACATCCTGTTCAAGGGGATATTGTTATTGGAGTTCCTGACAGTGGTATTGCTGCTGCAATTGGATATTCTGAAGAAAGTAAAATTCCTTATGGAATTGGACTTGTTAAAAATAAATATGTTGGTAGAACTTTTATTAGTCCAACACAAGAAAAAAGAGAAAATGGAGTTAAAGTTAAATTAAATGTTTTAAAAGAAAGCGTTAAGGGGAAAAAAGTAATAATGGTAGATGACTCCATTGTAAGAGGTACCACTATTAAGCAACTAGTTAAATTACTTAAAGAAGCTGGAGCTAAAGAAATACATATGAGAGTTAGTTCTCCTCCATTTATGTGGCCATGTTATTATGGAACAGATATACCTTCTAAAAAGGATTTAATTGCTTGTAAATATTCAGTGGAAGAAATTACTAAAGTATCTGATCTTGACAGTCTTGGATATTTATCCCTTGATAAATTAGATATTATTACAGGTTCAAAATGTAATTACTGCGATGCTTGTTTCTCAGGAAACTATCCAGCAGAAATTCCAGATTATTCACACAAGGAGGAAGAAAATAATGAGGTCGAAATACATAAGTCCGCTAAATTCACGTTATGCTAG
- the purC gene encoding phosphoribosylaminoimidazolesuccinocarboxamide synthase: MQKLDMVYEGKAKKVFKTDIENQFIVDYKDDATAFNGLKKGSILNKGIVNNKMTNIIFKYLADNGVENHLIKELSDRETLVKKVEIIPLEVIVRNVAAGSFSKKFGVKEGTPLLNPIVEFSYKNDELGDPMINNMQILAIGIAKKEDLDFISEEALKINELMKVFYSKRNINLIDFKIEFGRFEDKIILADEMSPDTCRLWDSKTNEKLDKDRFRRDLGNVVEAYEEIFKRISK, translated from the coding sequence ATGCAAAAACTTGACATGGTGTATGAAGGGAAAGCTAAAAAAGTATTTAAGACTGATATTGAAAACCAATTCATCGTTGACTATAAAGACGATGCTACTGCTTTCAATGGTTTAAAAAAGGGAAGTATTTTAAATAAAGGTATTGTTAATAACAAAATGACAAATATTATATTTAAATATCTTGCTGATAATGGTGTTGAAAATCACCTTATTAAGGAACTTAGCGATAGAGAAACTTTAGTTAAAAAAGTTGAAATTATTCCACTTGAAGTTATCGTAAGAAATGTTGCTGCTGGAAGCTTTTCTAAGAAATTTGGAGTTAAAGAAGGAACACCTTTACTTAACCCAATTGTTGAATTTTCATATAAAAATGATGAGCTTGGAGATCCAATGATTAACAATATGCAAATACTTGCTATTGGAATTGCTAAAAAAGAAGATCTTGATTTCATATCTGAAGAAGCTTTGAAAATAAACGAATTAATGAAAGTTTTTTACAGTAAAAGAAATATTAATCTTATAGATTTTAAAATAGAATTTGGTCGTTTTGAAGATAAAATTATTTTAGCTGATGAAATGTCTCCAGATACTTGTAGACTTTGGGACTCTAAAACTAATGAAAAATTAGATAAGGATCGTTTCCGTAGAGATTTAGGAAATGTTGTTGAAGCTTACGAAGAAATTTTCAAAAGAATTTCTAAATAG
- the pgk gene encoding phosphoglycerate kinase, with product MAKKIVTDLDLKNKKVLVRLDFNVPMKDGKITNDNRIVAALPTIKYILENGGKVIAFSHLGKVKTKEDLISKSIRPAANRLAELLEKEVKFIPTTKGPELEAAVDALKPGEIMMFENTRFEDLDGKKESSNDPELGKYWASLGDLFVNDAFGTAHRSHASNIGIAANIGEGKTAAGFLMEKEIKFIGGAVDNPTKPLIAILGGSKVSDKIGVIENLLDKADKILVGGAMMFTFLRALGKNTGKSMVEEDKLDLAKSLLDKANGKLVLPIDTVVSKEFNNDAPHKTVSVNNIPEDQMGLDIGAATIKLFSEEISNAKTVVWNGPMGVFEMPNYAKGTIGVCEAIANLKNSTTIIGGGDSAAAAIQLGYASKFTHISTGGGASLEYLEGKELPGIVSISEK from the coding sequence ATGGCAAAGAAAATAGTTACTGATTTAGATTTAAAAAATAAAAAAGTACTTGTTAGACTTGATTTTAATGTTCCAATGAAAGATGGAAAAATAACAAATGATAATAGAATTGTTGCTGCTCTTCCTACAATAAAATATATTCTTGAGAATGGTGGAAAAGTTATTGCTTTTTCTCATTTAGGAAAAGTTAAAACAAAGGAAGATTTAATAAGTAAATCTATTAGACCAGCTGCTAACAGACTTGCTGAACTTTTAGAAAAAGAAGTTAAATTTATTCCTACAACTAAGGGCCCTGAATTAGAAGCTGCTGTTGATGCACTGAAACCTGGGGAAATTATGATGTTTGAAAATACTAGATTTGAAGATTTAGATGGAAAAAAAGAGTCTTCAAATGATCCTGAACTTGGTAAATACTGGGCTTCATTGGGAGATTTATTTGTAAATGATGCTTTTGGAACAGCACATAGATCTCATGCCTCTAATATTGGTATTGCAGCTAATATTGGTGAAGGTAAAACTGCTGCAGGTTTTCTTATGGAAAAAGAAATTAAATTTATAGGTGGAGCTGTTGATAATCCAACTAAACCTTTAATTGCTATATTAGGTGGATCTAAAGTTTCTGACAAAATTGGTGTTATTGAAAACTTATTAGATAAAGCTGACAAGATTCTTGTTGGAGGAGCTATGATGTTCACTTTCTTAAGAGCTCTTGGAAAAAATACTGGAAAATCTATGGTTGAAGAAGATAAACTTGATCTTGCAAAATCTTTATTAGATAAAGCTAATGGTAAATTAGTCCTTCCTATAGATACTGTAGTTTCTAAAGAATTTAATAATGATGCTCCCCACAAAACTGTATCTGTTAATAATATCCCTGAAGATCAAATGGGATTAGATATTGGGGCTGCTACTATAAAATTATTTTCTGAAGAAATATCAAATGCCAAAACAGTTGTATGGAATGGACCTATGGGAGTTTTTGAAATGCCTAATTATGCTAAAGGTACCATTGGTGTTTGTGAAGCCATTGCTAATTTAAAAAATTCCACGACTATAATTGGTGGGGGAGATTCTGCTGCTGCTGCTATTCAACTTGGTTATGCTAGTAAGTTTACGCATATATCAACTGGTGGAGGAGCCTCTTTAGAATATTTAGAAGGAAAAGAATTACCTGGTATTGTTTCAATTTCTGAAAAATAA
- the gap gene encoding type I glyceraldehyde-3-phosphate dehydrogenase: protein MAVKVAINGFGRIGRLALRLMTKNPEFEVVAINDLTDAKMLAHLFKYDSSQGRFDGTIEVKEDAFLVNNNEIKVFAQANPEDLPWKDLGIDVVLECTGFFASKSKSEAHIKAGAKKVVISAPAGNDLPTIVYNVNDNVLTGKEDIVSGASCTTNCLAPMAKVLNDSFGIVEGLMTTIHAYTNDQNTLDGPHKKGDLRRARAAAASIIPASTGAAKAISLVIPELAGKLDGSAQRVPVITGSLTELTTVLEKNVTVEEVNAAMKAAANESFGYNEDLIVSVDIIGMHFGSLFDATQTKVITVGGKQLVKTVAWYDNEMSYTSQLVRTLKKIVELSK, encoded by the coding sequence AATTTGAAGTTGTAGCAATCAATGATTTAACAGATGCTAAAATGTTAGCACACTTATTTAAATATGATTCATCACAAGGAAGATTTGACGGAACAATAGAAGTTAAAGAAGATGCTTTTCTTGTAAATAATAATGAAATTAAAGTTTTTGCTCAAGCTAATCCTGAAGATTTACCATGGAAAGATTTAGGAATAGATGTTGTTTTAGAATGTACTGGATTCTTTGCTAGTAAATCTAAATCTGAAGCTCATATTAAAGCTGGGGCTAAAAAAGTTGTAATTTCTGCACCTGCTGGAAATGATTTACCAACAATTGTTTATAATGTAAATGACAATGTATTAACTGGTAAAGAAGATATTGTTTCTGGAGCATCTTGTACTACAAACTGTTTAGCACCTATGGCTAAAGTTTTAAATGATAGTTTTGGAATAGTTGAAGGATTAATGACAACTATACATGCTTATACTAATGATCAAAATACATTAGATGGTCCACATAAAAAAGGAGATTTAAGAAGAGCTAGAGCTGCTGCTGCAAGTATTATTCCTGCATCTACTGGAGCTGCTAAAGCTATATCTTTAGTTATACCTGAATTAGCTGGTAAACTAGATGGATCTGCTCAAAGAGTTCCTGTAATAACTGGATCTTTAACTGAACTTACTACTGTTCTTGAAAAAAATGTTACTGTTGAAGAGGTTAATGCTGCAATGAAAGCTGCTGCAAATGAATCTTTCGGATATAATGAAGATCTTATTGTATCAGTTGATATTATTGGAATGCACTTTGGTTCATTATTTGATGCAACTCAAACAAAAGTTATAACTGTTGGTGGAAAACAATTAGTTAAAACTGTTGCTTGGTATGATAATGAAATGTCTTATACTTCTCAATTAGTTAGAACTCTTAAAAAAATTGTAGAATTATCTAAATAA